One part of the Streptomyces ferrugineus genome encodes these proteins:
- a CDS encoding ATP-binding cassette domain-containing protein, whose translation MPGAIYAEGLVKTFGDVRALDGVDLDVPEGTVLGLLGPNGAGKTTTVRCLTTLLRPDSGSAVVAGIDVLKNPDAVRRSIGLSGQFAAVDEYLTGRENLQMVGQLYQMRAKTAKARAAELLEQFDLADAADRPTKTYSGGMRRRLDLAAALVVSPPVMFMDEPTTGLDPRNRQLLWEVIKQLVSGGTTLLLTTQYLEEADHLAHDIAVVDHGHVIAKGTSDQLKARTGGERVEVVVHEREDIQPASEVLRGFGKGDTTVEEHMRKLTVPVTGGAKLLAEVIRELDVRGIEIDDIGLRRPTLDDVFLSLTGHVAEIKNAESDAKEAAK comes from the coding sequence ATGCCAGGCGCCATCTATGCCGAAGGTCTGGTGAAGACCTTCGGTGACGTAAGGGCTCTGGACGGCGTCGACCTCGATGTTCCCGAGGGCACCGTCCTGGGTCTGCTCGGGCCGAACGGCGCGGGCAAGACCACGACCGTCCGCTGTCTGACGACCCTGCTGCGGCCGGACAGCGGCTCGGCGGTCGTCGCCGGAATCGACGTCCTCAAGAACCCCGACGCCGTGCGCCGCTCCATCGGCCTGTCCGGCCAGTTCGCGGCGGTCGACGAATACCTCACCGGCCGCGAGAACCTCCAGATGGTCGGCCAGCTCTACCAGATGAGGGCGAAGACGGCGAAGGCCCGCGCGGCCGAGCTGCTGGAGCAGTTCGATCTCGCCGACGCCGCCGACCGCCCCACGAAGACCTACTCCGGAGGCATGCGCCGCCGTCTCGACCTCGCGGCGGCACTGGTGGTCTCACCGCCCGTGATGTTCATGGACGAGCCGACCACCGGACTCGACCCGCGCAACCGCCAGCTGCTGTGGGAGGTCATCAAGCAACTCGTCTCGGGCGGTACGACCCTGCTGCTGACCACCCAGTACCTGGAGGAGGCCGACCACCTCGCACACGACATCGCCGTCGTCGACCACGGCCATGTCATCGCCAAGGGCACCTCCGACCAGCTCAAGGCCCGCACCGGCGGCGAGCGCGTCGAGGTCGTCGTCCATGAGCGCGAGGACATACAGCCCGCGTCGGAGGTGCTGCGCGGCTTCGGCAAGGGCGACACCACGGTCGAGGAACACATGCGCAAGCTCACGGTGCCCGTGACCGGCGGCGCCAAGCTCCTCGCCGAGGTCATCCGCGAGCTCGACGTCCGCGGCATCGAGATCGACGACATCGGCCTGCGCCGGCCCACCCTCGACGATGTGTTCCTGTCCCTGACGGGCCATGTCGCGGAGATCAAGAACGCCGAGAGCGACGCCAAGGAGGCCGCCAAGTGA
- the msrA gene encoding peptide-methionine (S)-S-oxide reductase MsrA codes for MAAQTQRAVLAGGCFWGMQDLIRRLPGVTATRVGYTGGDVPNATYRNHGTHAEAIEILFDPERTDYRALLEFFFQIHDPSTKNRQGNDIGLSYRSAIYYVDDEQKRIAEDTIADVDASGLWPGKVVTEVEPVGPFWEAEPEHQDYLQRYPDGYTCHFPRPGWRLPARAEG; via the coding sequence ATGGCTGCGCAGACACAGAGGGCCGTGCTGGCGGGCGGATGTTTCTGGGGAATGCAGGACCTGATCCGTCGGCTCCCGGGCGTGACGGCGACCCGGGTCGGATACACCGGGGGTGACGTGCCGAACGCGACGTACCGCAACCATGGCACGCACGCGGAGGCCATTGAGATCCTCTTCGACCCTGAGAGGACCGACTACCGCGCGCTCCTGGAGTTCTTCTTCCAGATCCACGACCCGAGCACCAAGAACCGACAGGGCAATGACATCGGCCTCAGCTACCGCTCGGCGATCTACTACGTGGACGACGAGCAGAAGCGGATCGCCGAGGACACGATCGCGGATGTGGACGCCTCCGGCCTGTGGCCGGGCAAGGTCGTCACCGAGGTGGAGCCGGTCGGCCCCTTCTGGGAGGCCGAGCCCGAGCACCAGGACTATCTGCAGCGTTACCCGGACGGCTACACCTGCCACTTCCCGCGCCCGGGATGGCGGCTGCCCGCCCGCGCGGAGGGCTGA
- the mca gene encoding mycothiol conjugate amidase Mca, whose translation MAVHAHPDDESSKGAATMAKYVSEGVDVLVVTCTGGERGSILNPKLQGDKYIEEHIHEVRKKEMDEAREILGVRQEWLGFVDSGLPEGDPLPPLPEGCFALEDVDKAAGELVKQIRRFRPQVITTYDENGGYPHPDHIMTHKISMVAFEGAADAEKYPEAEYGPAYQPQKLYYNQGFNRPRTEALHQAMLDRGMESPYGDWLKRWDEFGMKQRTLTTHVPCGDFYEIRDKALLAHATQIDPDGGWFRVPLELQREVWPTEEYELAKSLVDTSLPEDDLFAGIRDNA comes from the coding sequence ATGGCCGTGCACGCCCACCCCGACGACGAGTCGAGCAAGGGCGCGGCGACCATGGCGAAGTACGTGTCCGAGGGGGTGGACGTGCTGGTGGTGACCTGCACGGGCGGGGAGCGCGGCTCCATCCTCAACCCGAAGCTTCAGGGCGACAAGTACATCGAGGAGCACATCCACGAGGTGCGCAAGAAGGAGATGGACGAGGCCCGCGAGATCCTCGGGGTCCGGCAGGAGTGGCTCGGCTTCGTCGACTCCGGCCTGCCCGAGGGCGACCCGCTGCCGCCGCTCCCGGAGGGCTGCTTCGCGCTGGAGGACGTCGACAAGGCGGCCGGTGAGCTGGTGAAGCAGATCCGTCGCTTCCGTCCCCAGGTGATCACCACCTACGACGAGAACGGCGGCTACCCGCACCCCGACCACATCATGACCCACAAGATCTCGATGGTGGCGTTCGAGGGCGCGGCGGACGCCGAGAAGTACCCGGAGGCGGAGTACGGGCCCGCGTACCAGCCGCAGAAGCTCTACTACAACCAGGGCTTCAACCGCCCGCGCACCGAGGCGCTGCACCAGGCCATGCTCGACCGCGGCATGGAGTCCCCCTACGGGGACTGGCTCAAGCGCTGGGACGAGTTCGGCATGAAGCAGCGCACCCTCACCACGCATGTGCCGTGCGGCGACTTCTACGAGATCCGCGACAAGGCGCTGCTCGCGCACGCCACGCAGATCGACCCCGACGGCGGCTGGTTCCGGGTTCCGCTGGAGCTCCAGCGGGAGGTCTGGCCGACCGAGGAGTACGAGCTCGCGAAGTCCCTCGTCGATACCTCCCTCCCCGAGGACGACCTCTTTGCGGGCATCCGCGACAATGCCTGA
- a CDS encoding helix-turn-helix domain-containing protein → MDEQPRSVSGPAAGTGRGLDPRAELSEFLRTRRARLKPEDVGLPDFGRHRRVPGLRREELAQLAGVSVAYYTRLEQGNGRNVSAEVLDAIARALRLNDAEHAHLTHLAKPKQHKKKQAARTEQVRPALRQLLDSIHDVPAYVSGRRSDILAWNGMAAAVFGDWAELPAKERNWARLVFLRSEYRELFVEWEQKASDMVALLRMDAGCHPDDPRLSALVGELSVKSEEFRRLWAIHDVKEKSYGVKRLRHPLVGELTLNFESFRLTDGSEQNLVTYHAEPGSPSAEALRLLASWGADATKAGTGASASPG, encoded by the coding sequence ATGGATGAACAGCCCCGATCCGTGTCAGGACCGGCCGCCGGAACCGGGCGCGGCCTGGACCCGCGCGCCGAGCTCAGCGAGTTCCTGCGCACCCGGCGGGCCCGGCTGAAGCCCGAGGACGTCGGGCTGCCCGACTTCGGCCGGCACCGCAGGGTGCCGGGGCTGCGGCGCGAGGAGCTGGCGCAGCTCGCCGGGGTGTCCGTGGCGTACTACACCCGGCTGGAACAAGGCAACGGGCGCAATGTCTCGGCGGAGGTCCTCGACGCCATCGCGCGGGCACTGCGCCTGAACGACGCCGAGCATGCGCACCTGACGCACCTGGCGAAGCCGAAGCAGCACAAGAAGAAGCAGGCGGCGCGCACGGAACAGGTGCGGCCGGCGCTGCGGCAGCTACTGGACTCCATCCACGACGTCCCCGCGTACGTCTCGGGCCGGCGCTCGGACATCCTCGCCTGGAACGGGATGGCGGCGGCGGTCTTCGGCGACTGGGCGGAACTGCCGGCGAAGGAGCGGAACTGGGCGCGGCTGGTGTTCCTCAGGTCCGAGTACCGCGAGCTGTTCGTGGAGTGGGAGCAGAAGGCGTCCGACATGGTGGCCTTGCTGCGCATGGACGCGGGCTGCCACCCCGACGACCCCCGCCTGTCCGCCCTCGTCGGCGAGCTCTCCGTCAAGAGCGAGGAGTTCCGACGGCTGTGGGCCATCCACGACGTCAAGGAGAAGAGCTACGGCGTCAAGCGCCTGCGGCACCCCCTGGTGGGCGAGCTGACCTTGAACTTCGAGTCCTTCCGACTGACCGACGGCTCGGAACAGAACCTGGTCACCTACCACGCGGAGCCGGGCTCACCGTCGGCGGAGGCCCTGCGACTGCTGGCGAGCTGGGGCGCGGACGCGACGAAGGCGGGGACGGGGGCGTCGGCGTCCCCGGGGTGA
- a CDS encoding ABC transporter permease: MSAVTDAVRVAPATNPVSQSVRDSMVVAKRNLIRMSRIPEMIIYGLIQPIMFVVLFTYVFGGSMQIGNSTSAADYKNFLMAGIFAQTVTFATASSGAGIADDMHKGLIDRFRSLPMARGAVLTGRTFADLVQTTLTLVVLAVVAVLVGWRVGSDGDTNAGKVLGAFGLLLLLGYAFTWIGALIGMSVKTPEAATSSGLIWLFPVTFISNAFVDTSHMTPWLRHIAEWNPFSATVQACRVLFANPGQSPSDAWPMQYPVWASLIYSVLIILIFRTLAVRKYRSATA; this comes from the coding sequence GTGAGCGCCGTCACCGACGCCGTGCGGGTCGCGCCGGCCACGAACCCGGTCAGCCAGTCGGTCCGGGACTCGATGGTCGTCGCCAAACGCAATCTGATCCGGATGTCACGCATTCCGGAGATGATCATCTACGGGCTCATCCAGCCCATCATGTTCGTGGTGCTGTTCACGTACGTCTTCGGCGGGTCCATGCAGATCGGCAACAGCACCAGCGCCGCCGACTACAAGAACTTCCTGATGGCGGGCATCTTCGCGCAGACCGTCACCTTCGCCACCGCCAGCTCCGGCGCGGGTATCGCCGACGACATGCACAAGGGCCTCATCGACCGCTTCCGCTCGCTGCCGATGGCGCGCGGCGCGGTGCTGACCGGGCGCACCTTCGCCGATCTGGTGCAGACGACGCTGACCCTGGTGGTGCTGGCCGTGGTCGCCGTGCTGGTCGGCTGGCGGGTGGGCTCGGACGGTGACACGAACGCCGGCAAGGTCCTCGGTGCCTTCGGCCTGCTGCTTCTGCTCGGCTACGCGTTCACCTGGATCGGCGCCCTGATCGGCATGTCCGTGAAGACTCCCGAGGCGGCCACGTCCAGCGGGCTGATCTGGCTGTTCCCGGTCACGTTCATCTCGAACGCGTTCGTGGACACCAGCCATATGACCCCGTGGCTGCGGCACATCGCCGAATGGAACCCGTTCAGCGCCACCGTCCAGGCGTGCCGGGTGCTGTTCGCCAACCCGGGTCAGTCACCGTCGGACGCCTGGCCCATGCAGTATCCGGTGTGGGCCTCGCTGATCTACTCGGTGCTGATCATCCTCATCTTCCGCACCCTGGCGGTTCGCAAGTACCGCTCCGCGACCGCATGA
- a CDS encoding sigma factor-like helix-turn-helix DNA-binding protein, with amino-acid sequence MGRRSVVQDARRDREFEAFVAGAAGRLLHAATLLTAEPPEANPRARRLLTLALAHTYACWDRLRGEDPYDRARQELATRFSRVAWHRYAGPVALGRSRPHPGSPLARLSPRERLILVLRLYEGVAEEQTAALLGLPAERVHTICDRATATLLHPPRGPAPAVLGAKAVSP; translated from the coding sequence GTGGGACGACGGAGTGTGGTCCAGGACGCCCGCCGGGACCGGGAGTTCGAGGCGTTCGTCGCGGGCGCGGCCGGGCGGCTGCTGCATGCCGCCACACTGCTCACCGCGGAGCCGCCCGAGGCCAACCCGCGCGCCAGACGCCTGCTGACGCTGGCCCTGGCGCACACGTACGCGTGCTGGGACCGACTGCGCGGTGAGGACCCGTACGACCGCGCCCGCCAGGAACTGGCCACCCGCTTCTCCCGGGTCGCCTGGCACCGGTACGCCGGCCCGGTCGCCCTCGGCCGATCCCGCCCGCACCCCGGCAGCCCGCTCGCCCGGCTCTCCCCGCGGGAGCGCCTGATCCTGGTGCTGCGGCTGTACGAGGGGGTCGCCGAGGAGCAGACGGCCGCGCTGCTCGGCCTGCCCGCGGAGCGCGTCCACACGATCTGCGACCGGGCGACGGCGACGCTGCTGCATCCGCCGCGCGGGCCGGCTCCGGCCGTGCTGGGGGCGAAGGCGGTGTCACCGTGA
- a CDS encoding cystathionine gamma-synthase: MSDRHISQHFETLAIHAGNTADPLTGAVVPPIHQVSTYKQDGVGGLRGGYEYSRSANPTRTALEENLAALEGGRRGLAFASGLAAEDCLLRTLLSPGDHVVIPNDAYGGTFRLFAKVVARWGVEWSVADTSDAAAVRAAITPKTKVVWVETPSNPLLGITDIAAVAQVARDAGAKLVVDNTFATPYLQQPLSLGADVVVHSLTKYMGGHSDVVGGALIVSDPDLGDELAFHQNAMGAIAGPFDSWLVLRGTKTLSVRMDRHSENATKVADMLSRHARVTRVLYPGLPEHPGHEVAAKQMKAFGGMVSFQVAGGEEAAVAVCNRAELFTLGESLGGVESLIEHPGRMTHASVTGSALEVPADLVRLSVGIENVDDLLEDLQQALG; encoded by the coding sequence ATGAGTGACAGGCACATCAGTCAGCACTTCGAGACCCTCGCGATCCATGCGGGCAACACCGCCGACCCCCTCACCGGCGCGGTCGTCCCACCGATCCACCAGGTCTCGACCTACAAGCAGGACGGCGTCGGCGGCCTGCGCGGTGGCTACGAGTACAGCCGTAGCGCCAACCCGACCAGGACCGCCCTGGAGGAGAACCTCGCCGCCCTGGAGGGCGGCCGTCGCGGGCTCGCGTTCGCGTCCGGACTGGCGGCCGAGGACTGCCTGTTGCGTACGCTGCTCAGCCCCGGCGACCACGTGGTCATCCCCAATGACGCGTACGGCGGCACGTTCCGGCTGTTCGCGAAGGTCGTCGCCCGCTGGGGGGTGGAGTGGTCGGTCGCCGACACCAGCGACGCGGCCGCCGTGCGGGCCGCCATCACCCCGAAGACCAAGGTCGTCTGGGTGGAGACCCCCTCCAACCCGCTGCTCGGCATCACCGACATCGCCGCCGTCGCGCAGGTCGCCCGGGACGCGGGCGCCAAGCTCGTCGTCGACAACACGTTCGCCACGCCGTACCTTCAGCAGCCGCTGTCGCTCGGCGCGGACGTCGTCGTGCACTCCCTGACCAAGTACATGGGCGGCCACTCGGACGTCGTCGGCGGTGCGCTGATCGTCAGTGACCCGGACCTGGGCGACGAACTGGCCTTCCACCAGAACGCGATGGGCGCCATCGCCGGGCCCTTCGACTCCTGGCTGGTGCTGCGCGGCACCAAGACGCTCTCGGTGCGCATGGACCGGCACAGCGAGAACGCCACGAAGGTCGCCGACATGCTCAGCCGGCACGCGCGCGTGACGCGCGTTCTGTACCCGGGCCTGCCCGAGCACCCCGGGCACGAGGTCGCCGCCAAGCAGATGAAGGCGTTCGGCGGCATGGTCTCCTTCCAGGTCGCCGGTGGCGAGGAGGCGGCCGTCGCGGTCTGCAACCGGGCCGAGCTGTTCACGCTCGGCGAGTCCCTGGGCGGCGTCGAGTCCCTCATCGAGCACCCGGGACGCATGACCCACGCCTCGGTGACCGGCTCCGCCCTGGAGGTGCCCGCCGACCTCGTCCGGCTCTCGGTCGGCATCGAGAACGTCGACGACCTGCTGGAGGACCTGCAGCAGGCGCTCGGCTAG
- a CDS encoding DUF4307 domain-containing protein encodes MSTASTRLPEGRYGRPSDARADRRLKVAGAVLGAVLLALIGYFAYHYVGQNKISAEVIEFDAGENAVKVHLEVRKDAGASGYCTLRSQAENGAEVGRADFRFDGDATRVDKVVTLRTTSQGTTAELLGCHAD; translated from the coding sequence ATGAGCACGGCGAGCACACGGCTGCCCGAGGGCCGCTACGGCCGCCCCTCGGACGCACGTGCCGACCGCAGGCTCAAGGTCGCCGGCGCCGTCCTCGGGGCGGTGCTGCTGGCGCTGATCGGCTATTTCGCCTATCACTACGTCGGCCAGAACAAGATCAGCGCCGAGGTGATCGAGTTCGACGCCGGCGAGAACGCGGTCAAGGTGCATCTGGAGGTCCGCAAGGACGCCGGCGCCTCCGGCTACTGCACCCTGCGCTCCCAGGCGGAGAACGGTGCCGAGGTGGGCCGGGCCGACTTCCGCTTCGACGGCGACGCCACCCGCGTCGACAAGGTCGTCACCCTCCGTACGACGTCCCAGGGGACCACGGCCGAGCTGCTCGGCTGCCACGCCGACTGA
- the greA gene encoding transcription elongation factor GreA, translating into MTQTSENVTWLTQEAYNQLRAELEYLSGPARTEIAAKIAAAREEGDLRENGGYHAAKEEQGKQELRVRQLTQLLENAKVGEAPASADGAVAPGMVVTIAFDGDEDDTMTFLLASREYASSDIETYSPQSPLGSGVIGHKVGEDAEYELPNGKTASVKILKAEPYNG; encoded by the coding sequence GTGACCCAGACCAGCGAGAACGTCACCTGGCTGACCCAGGAGGCGTACAACCAGCTCAGGGCCGAGCTGGAGTACCTGTCTGGTCCTGCGCGCACGGAGATCGCCGCCAAGATCGCGGCCGCGCGCGAGGAGGGCGACCTGCGCGAGAACGGCGGGTACCACGCGGCCAAGGAGGAGCAGGGCAAGCAGGAGCTCCGGGTGCGTCAGCTGACCCAGCTCCTGGAGAACGCCAAGGTCGGCGAGGCGCCGGCGTCGGCGGACGGTGCGGTGGCCCCCGGCATGGTCGTGACGATCGCCTTCGACGGTGACGAGGACGACACGATGACCTTCCTGCTCGCCTCGCGTGAGTACGCGAGCTCCGACATCGAGACGTACTCCCCGCAGTCCCCGCTGGGCTCCGGCGTGATCGGCCACAAGGTCGGCGAGGACGCGGAGTACGAGCTGCCGAACGGCAAGACGGCCTCGGTGAAGATCCTCAAGGCCGAGCCCTACAACGGCTGA
- a CDS encoding class I SAM-dependent methyltransferase — protein sequence MPGSSARDFYDDLAPDYHLLFPDWDVSMARQARSLDALVRRHLGPGARRILDCACGIGTQSIGLALAGHRLVGSDLSPVAAARAVTEAAARGVDLPATAADMRALPFASTAFDVVVCADNSLPHLLTAQDVTTALHGMRRVLRDDGLLIITIRAYDEIRRTRPTSAPPQVAQTSDGKAITFQLWHWHEDGERYDLEHFQLIPTGNTWTVRVRRTTSWALTSRQLTDLARAAGFTDLTWHTPPTSGHYQPILTARRGCP from the coding sequence ATGCCCGGATCCTCAGCGCGGGACTTCTACGACGACCTGGCCCCCGACTACCACCTGCTCTTCCCGGACTGGGACGTGAGCATGGCCCGGCAGGCACGGTCGCTGGACGCACTCGTCCGCCGCCACCTGGGCCCGGGAGCCCGGCGGATCCTGGACTGCGCCTGCGGAATCGGAACCCAGTCCATCGGGCTGGCCCTGGCCGGCCACCGGCTCGTCGGCAGCGACCTGAGTCCCGTCGCCGCCGCACGTGCCGTGACCGAGGCGGCCGCCCGCGGGGTGGATCTGCCGGCGACCGCCGCGGACATGCGTGCGCTGCCGTTCGCCTCGACCGCCTTCGACGTCGTCGTCTGCGCCGACAACTCGCTCCCGCACCTGCTGACCGCACAGGACGTCACAACAGCCCTGCACGGCATGCGACGGGTGCTGCGCGACGACGGACTCCTGATCATCACGATCCGCGCCTACGACGAGATCCGCCGCACCCGACCCACCTCGGCGCCGCCCCAGGTCGCACAGACCTCCGACGGCAAGGCCATCACCTTCCAGCTCTGGCACTGGCACGAGGACGGCGAGCGCTACGACCTGGAGCACTTCCAGCTCATCCCCACCGGGAACACCTGGACGGTCCGAGTCCGCCGGACCACGTCCTGGGCCCTGACCAGCCGGCAGCTCACGGACCTCGCCCGCGCGGCCGGCTTCACCGACCTGACCTGGCACACCCCACCCACCAGCGGCCACTACCAGCCGATACTCACGGCACGACGCGGATGCCCTTGA
- a CDS encoding MarR family winged helix-turn-helix transcriptional regulator, which translates to MSMDMTTVADSGLLDTLQHEVAVFARRAEQTRLGGVGQVRNSMDRAAYLLLNRLDKEGPMGVKALAASMGIDSSTVTRQVAPLVDTGLVKRTSHPEDGRAVVLQLSPRGQSRLEEVRSSRRQLMAELTHDWAPEEREAFCTLLTRFNTALSTRMAAQGISGAEPHTAT; encoded by the coding sequence ATGTCGATGGACATGACGACCGTCGCCGACAGCGGTCTCCTCGACACGCTGCAGCACGAGGTGGCGGTCTTCGCCCGTCGTGCCGAACAGACCCGGCTCGGCGGGGTCGGGCAGGTGCGCAACTCCATGGACCGCGCCGCATACCTCCTGCTCAACCGCCTCGACAAGGAAGGCCCCATGGGCGTCAAGGCGCTCGCCGCGAGCATGGGGATCGACTCGTCGACGGTCACCCGCCAGGTGGCGCCGCTCGTCGACACGGGGCTCGTCAAGCGGACCTCGCACCCCGAGGACGGACGGGCGGTGGTGCTCCAGCTCTCGCCGCGCGGGCAGTCCCGGCTGGAGGAAGTGCGTTCCTCGCGCCGTCAGTTGATGGCCGAGCTGACACACGACTGGGCACCCGAGGAGCGCGAGGCGTTCTGCACGCTTCTCACCCGCTTCAACACCGCGCTCTCCACCCGGATGGCGGCCCAGGGAATCTCGGGCGCGGAGCCGCACACGGCGACCTGA
- a CDS encoding NAD(P)-dependent alcohol dehydrogenase produces the protein MTTVAAYAAPSAKAPLERTTIERRAVGEFDVLIDIEFAGICHSDIHQAREGWGEAIFPMVPGHEIAGVVSEVGSGVTKYQVGDRVGVGCMVDSCRECENCRAGLEQYCLKGQTGTYNALDKNGEPTYGGYSQKIVVDENFVVRIPDGLSLDVAAPLLCAGITTYSPLRHWNAGPGKKVAVLGMGGLGHMGVKIAHALGAEVTVLSQSLRKRDDGLKLGADHYYATSDPQTFEELRGSFDLILSTVSAPLDLDRFLSLLKTDGAFVNVGAPEEPVALNLFSVISGRKTLAGSGIGGIRETQEMLDFCAAHGIGAEIELIDADQINEAYERVLNSDVRYRFVIDTATI, from the coding sequence ATGACCACCGTTGCCGCATACGCAGCACCCTCCGCCAAGGCTCCGCTGGAGCGCACCACCATCGAGCGCCGCGCGGTCGGCGAGTTCGACGTCCTGATCGACATCGAGTTCGCCGGTATCTGCCACTCCGACATCCACCAGGCCCGCGAGGGCTGGGGCGAGGCGATCTTCCCGATGGTCCCCGGTCACGAGATCGCCGGCGTCGTCTCCGAGGTCGGCTCCGGCGTCACGAAGTACCAGGTCGGCGACCGCGTGGGCGTCGGCTGCATGGTCGACTCCTGCCGTGAGTGCGAGAACTGCCGGGCCGGCCTGGAGCAGTACTGCCTCAAGGGCCAGACCGGCACGTACAACGCCCTCGACAAGAACGGCGAGCCGACCTACGGCGGCTACTCGCAGAAGATCGTCGTCGACGAGAACTTCGTCGTCCGCATCCCCGACGGCCTCTCCCTGGACGTCGCCGCGCCGCTGCTCTGCGCCGGCATCACCACCTACTCCCCGCTGCGCCACTGGAACGCCGGCCCCGGCAAGAAGGTCGCGGTCCTCGGCATGGGCGGCCTCGGCCACATGGGCGTGAAGATCGCGCACGCGCTCGGCGCCGAGGTGACGGTGCTCTCGCAGTCCCTGCGCAAGAGGGACGACGGTCTGAAGCTGGGCGCCGACCACTACTACGCCACCAGCGACCCGCAGACCTTCGAGGAGCTGCGCGGCAGCTTCGACCTGATCCTGTCCACGGTCTCGGCTCCGCTGGACCTGGACCGGTTCCTGTCCCTGCTCAAGACGGACGGCGCCTTCGTGAACGTCGGCGCCCCCGAGGAGCCCGTCGCGCTGAACCTGTTCTCGGTGATCAGCGGCCGCAAGACCCTCGCCGGTTCCGGCATCGGCGGCATCCGGGAGACCCAGGAGATGCTCGACTTCTGTGCGGCGCACGGGATCGGCGCCGAGATCGAGCTGATCGACGCCGACCAGATCAACGAGGCGTACGAGCGGGTGCTCAACAGCGATGTGCGCTACCGCTTCGTGATCGACACGGCGACGATCTGA
- the ilvA gene encoding threonine ammonia-lyase, translating into MSYSTADSLPPVTLDDVRGAQKMLTGVARVTAMEGSRHLSQLVGAPVHFKCENLQRTGSFKLRGAYVRIAGLLPEERAAEVVAASAGNHAQGVALASSLLGVRSTVFMPKGAPLPKISATRDYGAEVRLHGQVVDETLAAAQEYAAETGAVFIHPFDHPDIIAGQGTVGLEILEQCPEVRTIVVGIGGGGLAAGIAVAVKSLRPDVRIVGVQAAGAAAYPPSLTAGHPVAVDNPATMADGIKVGRPGDVPFWLVRDLVDEVRTVTEDELATALLLCLERAKLVVEPAGASPVAALLSDPGDFEGPVVAVLSGGNVDPLLLQRVLRHGMAAQGRYLAVRLRLTDRPGALATLLGALSVVDANVLDVSHVRTDPRLGLTEAEVELHLETKGPAHCVEVGHALREAGYTVIG; encoded by the coding sequence ATGAGCTACAGCACGGCTGACTCCTTGCCTCCTGTCACGCTCGACGACGTGCGCGGCGCGCAGAAGATGCTGACGGGCGTCGCGCGCGTGACGGCGATGGAGGGCAGCAGGCACCTGTCCCAGCTGGTGGGCGCGCCGGTGCACTTCAAGTGCGAGAACCTCCAGCGGACGGGGTCGTTCAAGCTGCGCGGCGCGTATGTACGGATCGCCGGGCTGCTGCCGGAGGAGCGCGCGGCGGAAGTCGTGGCGGCGAGCGCCGGCAACCACGCGCAGGGCGTCGCCCTGGCGTCGTCGCTGCTCGGCGTGCGCTCGACGGTGTTCATGCCGAAGGGCGCCCCGCTGCCGAAGATCAGCGCCACCCGGGACTACGGCGCCGAGGTGCGCCTGCACGGGCAGGTGGTCGACGAGACGCTGGCCGCGGCGCAGGAGTACGCGGCCGAGACGGGCGCGGTGTTCATCCACCCCTTCGACCACCCCGACATCATCGCCGGCCAGGGCACGGTCGGACTGGAGATCCTCGAGCAGTGCCCGGAGGTGCGGACGATCGTCGTCGGCATCGGCGGGGGAGGGCTCGCCGCGGGCATCGCGGTGGCGGTGAAGTCGCTGCGGCCCGACGTGCGGATCGTGGGCGTACAGGCGGCGGGCGCGGCGGCGTACCCGCCCTCGCTGACGGCCGGGCACCCGGTCGCGGTCGACAACCCGGCGACCATGGCCGACGGCATAAAGGTCGGCCGGCCCGGCGACGTGCCGTTCTGGCTCGTGCGTGACCTGGTGGACGAGGTCCGCACGGTCACCGAGGACGAGCTGGCCACCGCCCTGCTGCTGTGCCTGGAGCGGGCCAAGCTGGTCGTCGAGCCGGCCGGGGCGAGCCCGGTCGCGGCGCTGCTGAGCGACCCCGGCGACTTCGAGGGCCCGGTCGTCGCGGTGCTGTCCGGCGGCAACGTCGACCCGCTGCTGCTGCAGCGCGTCCTGCGGCACGGCATGGCCGCGCAGGGCCGCTACCTGGCCGTACGGCTGCGGCTGACGGACCGGCCGGGCGCGCTCGCCACGCTTTTGGGGGCGTTGTCAGTGGTGGACGCTAACGTCCTCGACGTGAGCCATGTACGGACCGACCCACGGCTCGGGCTCACGGAGGCGGAGGTCGAGCTGCACCTGGAGACGAAGGGCCCGGCGCACTGCGTCGAGGTCGGCCACGCTCTGCGCGAGGCGGGCTACACCGTCATCGGCTGA